The following proteins are co-located in the Insulibacter thermoxylanivorax genome:
- a CDS encoding Cof-type HAD-IIB family hydrolase codes for MTRYKMIALDMDGTLLNEQSQISAANLQVIRECSQLGVTVCLSTGRGIYNVSPYIDEIQIELPIVAANGSEVWEHREKLITRITMDADLVEELRNWALQHDVWYWGSTTEQVFNKDTWSEDPYAEQWLKFGVYTENVELLTELRQRAEDMGRFEITNSHPYNLEFNPRGVNKAAGLAILCERLGYEMSQIIAVGDSLNDLAMIREAGLGIAMGNAQDEVKEAADMVTLSNNEDGVAHILRQVVLS; via the coding sequence ATGACCAGATACAAAATGATCGCACTGGACATGGATGGTACGCTGTTGAATGAGCAATCACAGATCAGTGCGGCAAATCTGCAAGTGATCCGTGAGTGCAGTCAACTGGGCGTGACGGTCTGCTTGTCCACGGGACGGGGAATCTATAACGTATCGCCTTATATCGATGAGATCCAGATCGAGCTGCCCATCGTTGCTGCCAATGGCAGCGAAGTTTGGGAACATCGGGAGAAGCTGATTACACGCATCACGATGGATGCAGACCTTGTCGAAGAATTGCGCAATTGGGCGCTGCAACATGATGTTTGGTACTGGGGATCTACCACCGAACAAGTGTTTAACAAAGACACCTGGAGTGAAGATCCTTATGCGGAACAATGGTTGAAATTCGGCGTCTATACAGAGAATGTTGAACTGCTTACTGAGCTGCGTCAACGTGCGGAAGATATGGGACGCTTCGAAATCACGAATTCTCATCCTTATAATCTTGAGTTTAACCCGCGGGGCGTGAATAAGGCTGCCGGACTGGCAATCTTATGCGAGCGGCTCGGATACGAGATGTCGCAGATCATCGCTGTAGGCGATAGTCTAAATGATCTCGCGATGATTCGTGAAGCAGGTCTGGGTATCGCCATGGGCAATGCTCAAGATGAAGTCAAAGAAGCAGCTGATATGGTTACCCTGTCGAACAATGAAGACGGAGTTGCTCATATCCTGCGCCAAGTTGTTCTTTCATAA
- a CDS encoding peptidoglycan D,D-transpeptidase FtsI family protein — MSGPANQDPQKLQIIKKRSFAFRLNIFFFLTFILFSVLIVRLAFLQLVEGESYAAKEMQNELKTNTIPPIRGNILDREGRPIAYSTSTQTLYYRLNNESPEKLISMAEKLAEVFRTYGEDPEEQLTAEEIMERMDAWYGYDGKRREPHNYSWVPRRIKTDLSDGEIAYFVEHRDEFPGFEIMEESIRNYVLEDDGETGIAVQLVGYLRQFSTASNLPDSYLNIYKDPDLTYEYLPNENVGLDGIEFAYQKHLRGKNGYRTYTVDSQGNITSEVTVQAPTKGSDVYLTIDIDVQLAAEQAIEDHIAFMKQPDLNPRTYGKGAQATTGYAVAMEVDTGKVVAMVSYPDYDPNIWRGGWISTENYEKYQYFFKNGTIRESYPNYEDDEERKKHPTSLVYLGSTIKPLSVLIGLQEGLFTPNEYYYDTGEYYFGRDRTRITNSNRARYGRINAEDAIRVSSNTFMSAMIGERLAKREDGLEIWDHWMAQFGLGVSTGSGLPNENPGVKDYYHEAKNASTLSALVRASWGQQAKYTTMQLAQYVTTLATRGQRVKPQFVEKVVAPDGSIVEQFEGPEILNVVDVKDEYWDIVHRGMLRVFTTGFEDFPYEVAAKTGTSQQQVYGGEIVDNAVFIAYAPADQPKLAVAVVVPEGGYGAYGAAPIARAIFDAYDQKIGLRSEPTE, encoded by the coding sequence ATGAGCGGACCGGCAAATCAAGACCCGCAGAAGCTGCAGATTATTAAGAAGCGGAGCTTCGCCTTTCGATTGAACATCTTTTTCTTCTTGACCTTTATCTTGTTCTCTGTACTTATCGTGCGTTTGGCATTCCTACAGCTGGTAGAGGGGGAGTCCTACGCGGCGAAGGAGATGCAGAATGAACTGAAGACCAATACGATCCCGCCGATTCGCGGCAATATTCTCGACCGAGAGGGCAGGCCAATCGCTTATTCGACCTCGACTCAGACCTTATATTACCGCTTGAACAATGAGAGTCCGGAGAAGCTGATCAGCATGGCGGAGAAGCTGGCGGAAGTCTTCCGCACTTACGGCGAGGATCCCGAAGAACAGCTGACCGCCGAGGAGATCATGGAGCGGATGGATGCATGGTACGGGTATGACGGCAAGCGGCGCGAACCGCACAATTATTCCTGGGTGCCGCGACGGATCAAGACGGATCTCAGCGATGGGGAGATCGCTTATTTTGTCGAACATCGGGATGAATTCCCGGGCTTCGAGATCATGGAAGAGAGCATCCGCAACTATGTGCTGGAAGATGACGGCGAAACTGGCATCGCCGTGCAGCTCGTCGGCTACCTGCGGCAGTTCTCCACCGCCAGCAACCTCCCGGATTCCTATCTGAACATCTATAAGGATCCGGATCTCACCTATGAGTACTTACCGAATGAGAATGTCGGTTTAGACGGCATCGAATTTGCCTATCAAAAACACCTGCGCGGTAAGAACGGCTATCGCACGTATACGGTGGATTCTCAAGGCAATATCACCAGTGAAGTGACGGTGCAAGCGCCGACTAAGGGCAGCGATGTGTATCTGACGATCGATATCGACGTTCAGCTTGCTGCCGAACAGGCCATAGAAGATCATATAGCGTTTATGAAACAGCCGGACCTGAACCCTCGCACCTACGGCAAAGGCGCACAAGCTACAACGGGATACGCAGTTGCCATGGAAGTGGATACCGGCAAAGTTGTTGCCATGGTCAGTTATCCGGACTATGATCCGAACATATGGCGCGGCGGGTGGATCTCGACGGAAAACTACGAGAAGTATCAGTACTTCTTCAAGAACGGAACGATTCGTGAATCCTACCCGAACTACGAGGATGATGAAGAGCGCAAGAAACACCCGACGTCTCTTGTATATCTGGGTTCCACGATTAAGCCGTTGTCCGTGTTAATCGGCCTTCAGGAAGGGTTGTTCACTCCGAACGAGTACTATTACGATACAGGAGAATACTACTTCGGCCGAGATCGAACACGCATCACCAACTCCAACAGAGCCCGCTATGGACGCATCAACGCCGAAGATGCGATCCGCGTATCTTCCAACACCTTCATGTCAGCGATGATCGGGGAACGCTTGGCGAAGCGTGAGGATGGTCTCGAGATCTGGGATCACTGGATGGCGCAGTTCGGTTTAGGGGTGTCCACCGGCAGCGGCCTGCCGAATGAGAACCCCGGGGTGAAGGATTACTACCACGAGGCCAAAAATGCCAGCACCTTGTCCGCTCTCGTCAGAGCATCGTGGGGACAACAGGCGAAGTATACAACGATGCAGCTGGCCCAATATGTAACGACCTTAGCGACTCGCGGTCAGCGGGTAAAGCCGCAATTCGTCGAGAAAGTTGTCGCTCCTGACGGCTCGATCGTCGAACAGTTCGAGGGGCCGGAAATCTTGAATGTAGTCGATGTTAAGGACGAATACTGGGATATTGTCCATCGCGGGATGTTGAGGGTGTTCACTACGGGATTTGAGGATTTCCCGTATGAGGTTGCAGCAAAGACCGGAACCTCCCAGCAGCAGGTCTACGGCGGAGAGATCGTGGACAATGCGGTGTTCATTGCCTATGCACCGGCTGATCAGCCTAAACTGGCCGTGGCCGTCGTGGTGCCGGAAGGCGGTTATGGAGCATATGGAGCGGCGCCTATTGCCCGGGCAATATTCGACGCTTATGATCAGAAGATCGGACTGCGGAGTGAGCCGACAGAATAA
- a CDS encoding HAD family hydrolase, which produces MSQTMDNQTSRFLSKTPIPSLDSFEAVWFDAGDTLITIPETQKLFAAYLADRSFNVSEERIIEALNDAFTNVYYGWKPDSYTACSPESDRAYWVRFYRYVLERLGLWAFLDESLALRMCHELYELYISPDHYILFDDVIPALEALQDKGFKMAVVSNFAPTLPDILAAKGVDRFFDPIVVSTLAGYEKPDPRIFRHTLEITGLDPAKVLYIGDHETNDLWAPAQVGIQAIRIKRYDYQQGEGIWSLLELVDTGVS; this is translated from the coding sequence ATGAGTCAAACCATGGACAACCAAACAAGCCGTTTCTTAAGCAAGACGCCGATTCCTTCCTTAGATTCGTTTGAGGCCGTGTGGTTCGATGCGGGCGATACCCTGATCACGATCCCGGAGACGCAGAAGTTGTTCGCCGCCTACTTGGCTGACCGCTCGTTCAACGTGAGCGAGGAGCGGATCATCGAGGCATTGAACGATGCTTTCACGAATGTGTATTACGGCTGGAAGCCGGATTCTTATACCGCTTGTTCGCCGGAATCGGACCGGGCATACTGGGTCCGCTTCTATCGTTATGTCCTGGAGAGATTGGGGTTGTGGGCCTTCCTGGACGAGTCGCTCGCGCTTCGCATGTGTCACGAGTTGTACGAGTTATATATTTCGCCTGATCATTACATCCTGTTCGATGATGTGATCCCAGCCCTTGAGGCATTGCAGGACAAGGGCTTTAAGATGGCGGTTGTGTCGAATTTTGCGCCTACCTTGCCGGATATTCTCGCTGCCAAAGGCGTGGATCGCTTCTTCGATCCGATCGTCGTATCGACTTTGGCGGGCTATGAGAAGCCTGATCCGCGCATTTTCCGGCATACGCTGGAGATTACGGGGCTGGATCCTGCGAAGGTCCTCTATATCGGCGATCATGAGACGAATGATCTGTGGGCTCCTGCCCAAGTCGGAATTCAGGCGATTCGCATCAAGCGTTATGATTATCAACAAGGTGAAGGGATCTGGTCGCTGCTTGAGCTTGTTGACACAGGAGTTTCCTAA
- a CDS encoding toprim domain-containing protein has translation MTLPLMIIVEGKNDKKRLRKLLSSEIEILCTYGTPGTDRLEQIKRIGSRYHVFIFTDNDASGRKIRAMLSETFLDAEHIYTKRGYAGVEGTPDEYLIQQLEKAGLESYIIYPTTTAFPELEG, from the coding sequence ATGACGCTTCCGCTTATGATTATCGTCGAAGGCAAAAACGACAAAAAACGTCTTCGCAAACTTCTGTCCAGCGAAATCGAGATCCTGTGTACTTACGGGACTCCAGGAACAGACCGATTGGAGCAGATCAAACGGATCGGCTCCCGCTACCATGTCTTCATCTTCACGGACAACGATGCCTCGGGCAGGAAGATTCGCGCGATGCTCAGCGAGACCTTCCTCGATGCCGAACATATCTACACGAAGAGAGGCTATGCAGGCGTCGAAGGCACTCCCGATGAGTACCTGATTCAACAACTCGAAAAAGCCGGCCTGGAATCCTACATCATCTACCCGACTACCACTGCATTTCCCGAACTCGAGGGATGA
- a CDS encoding SCO family protein, which yields MQTARNNWKYWIPLAVAVVIVAVIAYFLLSRVSFGSKLPNEGPAPAFSMYDLEGNEVSLENTAGKARLVYFYFAHCPDVCSPTNYMLYEVQEGLKKAGVFGDGALIMSITFDPERDTTEHLLEYSASMQADLEGWYFLRHDDVDMVREVSRQYGVEVIPSGEGDFIHANIYTLIDGNGNIRKTYSPNVPLLFSPETRDDFIAEIIEDMVSLAK from the coding sequence ATGCAGACTGCACGCAACAATTGGAAATATTGGATACCGCTTGCCGTTGCTGTTGTGATCGTGGCAGTTATCGCATATTTTCTGCTGAGCCGCGTGAGTTTTGGTTCGAAGCTGCCTAATGAAGGGCCAGCTCCGGCATTCAGCATGTATGATCTGGAGGGGAACGAGGTTTCCCTGGAAAACACTGCAGGGAAGGCGAGATTGGTTTATTTCTATTTCGCTCATTGCCCGGATGTGTGTTCACCGACCAACTATATGTTGTATGAAGTGCAGGAAGGGCTGAAGAAAGCAGGGGTGTTCGGCGACGGTGCGCTCATCATGTCGATCACTTTCGACCCGGAGCGCGATACGACAGAACATCTGCTGGAATACAGCGCAAGCATGCAGGCTGATCTGGAAGGATGGTATTTCCTAAGACATGACGATGTGGACATGGTCCGGGAAGTGTCCCGCCAATATGGTGTGGAGGTCATCCCGAGCGGGGAAGGCGACTTCATCCATGCGAATATTTATACCTTGATCGATGGCAATGGGAATATTCGCAAGACCTACTCGCCGAATGTACCGCTTCTCTTCAGTCCGGAAACGCGGGATGATTTTATCGCAGAGATTATAGAGGATATGGTTTCTTTGGCGAAGTAA
- the cyoE gene encoding heme o synthase has product MSEVSAVPQVTWRDFITLTKPGILRSNLVATFGGFWLASRWNIDWFLMIWVLIGTTLVMASSCVFNNLLDREYDMKMNRTKNRALPAGRIHPKIVFWYGAALGILGLAVFIIFTNLTTVMLALVGMFVYVIVYTLWLKRTSTWSTSVGAISGAMPPVIGYCSIEGVIDMGAILLFVILFLWQPPHFWALGIRRKDEYRAAGFPLLPVVKGVRRTQWQMIPYVALLIPSGILLFYYGYVGYIFLIVSTILGLMWLVLCIRGVRGQDETKWAKQAFLFSIQYLPIVMLVMIIDTVKG; this is encoded by the coding sequence TTGTCGGAAGTATCGGCAGTACCGCAGGTTACTTGGAGAGACTTCATCACGCTGACGAAGCCCGGGATTCTGCGTTCTAATCTAGTGGCGACATTCGGCGGTTTCTGGCTGGCTTCCAGATGGAATATCGATTGGTTTCTGATGATATGGGTACTGATCGGGACGACGCTGGTCATGGCCTCATCCTGTGTTTTTAATAATCTCTTAGATCGCGAATATGATATGAAGATGAATCGCACGAAGAATCGTGCCTTGCCGGCCGGACGCATTCATCCCAAGATCGTATTCTGGTACGGCGCCGCACTTGGCATCTTGGGACTGGCGGTGTTCATCATCTTCACCAATCTCACTACAGTCATGCTTGCACTTGTCGGCATGTTCGTCTATGTAATCGTCTACACTCTGTGGCTGAAGCGGACTTCAACCTGGTCGACCTCGGTCGGAGCGATCTCGGGCGCGATGCCTCCTGTGATCGGTTATTGTTCGATCGAAGGTGTGATCGATATGGGAGCCATCCTCTTGTTCGTGATCCTGTTCTTGTGGCAACCGCCGCACTTCTGGGCGCTGGGGATTCGACGCAAGGATGAATATCGCGCGGCAGGGTTTCCGCTGCTGCCGGTGGTGAAGGGCGTGCGCCGCACCCAATGGCAGATGATCCCTTATGTTGCATTGCTCATTCCATCTGGAATCTTGCTGTTCTATTACGGATATGTGGGCTACATATTCCTCATCGTCTCGACCATCCTCGGCTTGATGTGGCTCGTATTGTGCATTCGCGGGGTTCGAGGTCAGGATGAGACGAAGTGGGCGAAACAGGCATTTTTGTTCTCCATTCAATATTTACCGATCGTTATGTTGGTAATGATCATCGATACCGTGAAAGGGTGA
- the gerQ gene encoding spore coat protein GerQ produces the protein MDYQAKPMMGGYGAYGQPMMGQNYQMQMHQQQPIPAGAPGFSAQQPAGGVQLPGQLPLEQSFIENILRLNLGKVATIYMTFENNSEWNAKIFKGVLEAAGRDHIIISDPRTGMRYLLLMVNLDYITFDEELNYF, from the coding sequence ATGGATTATCAAGCGAAACCGATGATGGGCGGCTATGGTGCCTACGGACAGCCGATGATGGGTCAGAACTACCAGATGCAGATGCATCAACAGCAGCCTATCCCGGCAGGAGCACCTGGTTTCTCTGCTCAGCAGCCAGCGGGAGGCGTGCAGCTCCCCGGACAGCTGCCGCTGGAACAATCTTTTATTGAGAATATCCTGCGTTTAAACCTTGGCAAGGTCGCAACCATCTATATGACCTTCGAGAACAACTCGGAGTGGAATGCCAAGATCTTCAAAGGGGTATTGGAAGCCGCCGGGCGCGATCATATCATCATCAGCGATCCGCGTACCGGGATGAGGTATCTGCTCCTCATGGTGAATCTCGATTATATCACCTTCGATGAAGAGTTAAATTATTTCTAA
- a CDS encoding metal-dependent hydrolase gives MDTATHAAVGVGLAGLSHIDPVVAADPKLAVAVFIGTVAGSQAPDLDTLLRLKSNALYIRHHRGISHSIPAIVLWTILISCAAAAITDTEYLGHLLLWTFIAVCIHVWQDLFNAYGTQALAPFYRRWIAWNIIHIFDPFIFTAHLVTILLWILHVQPPQILFTCLYIIIVCYYIWRTAARACLKHKLLRSDPDLKPQDRYDLFPTYKIGVWNVIKTRAGEASFRIGEWKKRRFIWVDELRCQRHPAIEASKELEDVQALLNLTDFACPKCIEHDWGYEVRWTDIRYLHRKQYPFVAIALFDHELQPLNSYVGWLSDEKLEKKLRLKPQER, from the coding sequence GTGGATACTGCTACCCATGCTGCAGTCGGTGTCGGCCTTGCCGGATTATCCCATATCGATCCTGTGGTCGCTGCTGACCCGAAGCTGGCAGTCGCTGTCTTCATCGGCACCGTTGCCGGCTCACAAGCTCCCGATCTCGATACGCTGCTCAGGCTGAAGAGCAACGCGTTATATATTCGCCATCACCGCGGGATCTCGCATTCGATCCCGGCCATTGTCCTATGGACGATCCTGATCAGCTGTGCTGCGGCTGCGATTACCGATACGGAATACCTTGGGCATCTTCTGCTCTGGACCTTCATCGCCGTATGTATCCACGTATGGCAAGATCTATTCAACGCATACGGTACCCAGGCTCTCGCCCCCTTCTATCGACGGTGGATCGCCTGGAACATTATCCACATCTTCGATCCATTTATTTTCACCGCACATCTGGTCACCATCCTGCTCTGGATCTTACATGTGCAGCCGCCGCAGATTCTTTTTACGTGCTTATATATCATCATTGTTTGTTACTATATCTGGCGTACCGCTGCCCGAGCCTGCCTGAAGCACAAGTTGCTCCGTTCAGATCCCGATCTGAAACCGCAGGACCGTTACGATCTCTTCCCGACATACAAGATCGGCGTCTGGAACGTCATCAAGACCCGGGCCGGCGAGGCAAGCTTCCGCATCGGGGAATGGAAGAAGCGCAGATTCATATGGGTGGATGAACTGCGATGCCAGCGTCATCCGGCCATCGAGGCATCGAAGGAACTGGAAGATGTGCAAGCGCTGCTGAACCTCACTGACTTCGCTTGTCCAAAATGCATCGAGCATGACTGGGGATATGAAGTCCGGTGGACGGACATCCGCTACCTGCATCGCAAGCAGTATCCCTTCGTGGCGATTGCACTGTTCGATCATGAACTTCAGCCGCTGAATTCCTATGTCGGCTGGTTAAGTGATGAGAAACTTGAGAAAAAACTTCGTCTCAAACCACAAGAGCGATGA
- a CDS encoding alpha/beta-type small acid-soluble spore protein: MARGQSRSSNTLVVPQASQALDQLKYEVAQELGIQIPQDGYMGYMATRDTGAIGGHITRRLVQIAEQALSGTQGR; this comes from the coding sequence ATGGCAAGAGGTCAATCTCGCAGCAGTAACACACTGGTCGTCCCGCAAGCTAGTCAAGCACTGGATCAATTGAAGTACGAAGTTGCACAAGAGCTGGGTATCCAGATTCCGCAAGATGGATACATGGGCTACATGGCAACCCGTGATACGGGGGCGATTGGTGGACACATCACACGCCGCTTGGTGCAAATCGCAGAGCAAGCGTTATCTGGTACACAAGGACGATAA
- the trpS gene encoding tryptophan--tRNA ligase has product MARVLSGIQPSGQLTLGNYIGALQNFVKLQHEHECYFMVVDLHAITVPQDPELLREQTKTVAALFIAAGIDPNHANVYLQSHVPAHAELGWLLTTLTYMGELERMTQFKEKSAGKESIGAGLFVYPALMAADILIYNADLVPVGDDQKQHLELTRDLAERFNARFGETFKLPEPYIPKVGARIMSLDDASKKMSKSNPNPNSYIAMLDEPDVIRKKIRRAQTDSGREVKYDPENKPEISNLISIYTHCSGMSIPEIEAHYEGKGYGDFKKDLAEHVVNTLAPIQERYREIRSSGELEDVLRRGAERASEAAEEMLRTVKEKMGFVI; this is encoded by the coding sequence ATGGCGAGAGTTCTGTCTGGTATTCAACCGAGCGGACAACTCACCCTGGGCAATTATATCGGCGCCCTGCAAAACTTCGTTAAACTGCAGCATGAACATGAATGTTACTTTATGGTCGTGGACTTGCATGCGATCACCGTCCCGCAGGATCCCGAGCTGCTGAGGGAACAGACCAAGACGGTGGCAGCGCTGTTCATCGCAGCGGGCATCGACCCGAATCATGCGAATGTGTATCTGCAATCCCATGTCCCTGCTCACGCAGAGCTGGGGTGGCTGCTCACGACTTTGACTTATATGGGTGAGCTGGAGCGCATGACCCAATTTAAGGAGAAATCCGCAGGCAAGGAATCGATCGGCGCGGGGCTATTCGTCTATCCTGCCTTGATGGCGGCGGATATCCTGATCTACAATGCGGATCTGGTACCCGTCGGCGACGATCAGAAACAGCATCTGGAGCTGACGAGGGATCTGGCGGAGAGATTTAATGCGCGCTTCGGCGAGACCTTCAAGCTTCCGGAACCCTATATTCCGAAAGTTGGAGCAAGGATCATGTCCTTGGACGATGCTTCTAAGAAGATGAGCAAGAGCAATCCTAACCCAAACAGCTATATCGCGATGCTGGATGAACCGGATGTGATCCGCAAGAAAATCCGGCGCGCCCAAACAGACTCTGGACGCGAGGTCAAATATGATCCGGAAAATAAACCGGAGATCAGCAATTTAATCAGCATCTATACCCATTGTTCAGGGATGAGCATCCCTGAGATCGAGGCACACTATGAGGGCAAAGGATACGGGGATTTCAAGAAGGATCTGGCAGAGCATGTGGTGAACACGCTGGCGCCGATCCAAGAGCGTTATCGCGAGATCCGCAGTTCGGGGGAACTGGAAGACGTGCTGCGGCGCGGTGCGGAACGTGCTTCTGAGGCGGCAGAAGAGATGCTTCGCACCGTGAAAGAGAAGATGGGCTTCGTCATCTAG
- a CDS encoding alpha/beta-type small acid-soluble spore protein, with protein sequence MAQGQTRTSNALVVPEAANALDQLKYEVAQELGIQIPQDGYMGYTAARDTGAIGGHMVRRLVQIAEQTLAGNIMR encoded by the coding sequence ATGGCGCAAGGACAAACCCGCACATCTAACGCACTGGTTGTGCCGGAGGCGGCCAATGCCTTGGACCAACTAAAATATGAAGTGGCACAAGAGTTAGGAATTCAGATTCCGCAGGATGGGTACATGGGATATACGGCCGCACGCGATACCGGAGCCATCGGCGGACATATGGTGCGCCGTCTGGTTCAAATCGCTGAACAGACGTTAGCAGGGAATATAATGCGATGA
- a CDS encoding O-methyltransferase has translation MMNLDQVPLIRQLDLVFRQLNDELAHLSSGIIFVHIRNNVIGKFGIRHDPIQNKGDGFELNRTGLSERHRMAFRQLALESLKYKKQWTHGEIQFEFALKNNTLVASVQFESNYNMANLLSPDSLSRLSKL, from the coding sequence ATGATGAATTTGGACCAGGTCCCGCTCATCCGTCAACTGGATCTGGTGTTTCGACAGTTAAATGACGAGCTGGCCCATTTAAGTTCCGGCATCATCTTCGTTCATATCCGTAATAATGTCATCGGCAAGTTCGGCATTCGTCATGATCCGATTCAGAACAAGGGTGACGGGTTTGAACTCAACCGGACTGGGCTGAGCGAAAGGCATCGCATGGCATTTCGCCAGTTGGCGCTGGAATCACTGAAGTATAAGAAGCAATGGACCCACGGAGAGATCCAGTTCGAATTCGCCTTGAAGAACAACACACTGGTAGCCAGTGTGCAATTCGAATCTAACTATAATATGGCGAATCTGCTGAGCCCAGACTCTCTCTCGCGGCTGTCCAAATTATGA
- a CDS encoding methyl-accepting chemotaxis protein, producing MNRLQALSFSQKLLIGCYTIVAVFSLALLIFSISAGHATLGIILVVLLAGGCYPLIKFLENLLTEPIRDISTIALNIAKGDFTTRVTVTSDDSLGELGRAFNQMIDKLKDILNNTTTISKHVTETGRDIYQKNVNLKDVLNQVSTSTNELATGANQISEDVAEISGALKSIELMITNLVQSTQQMNDHSAKTITLVETGRKAVESQAEGMTENVEATKNVAHTIDELAKSLAGISKITRTISEIAEQTNLLSLNASIEAARAGEHGLGFAVVAQEVRNLAEESASSAKEVFNLVRNIEQGIQLAIANIDKNEAIVDAQYELIQETSRVFAEIVDSTRFIAERISDFTRESRNMLESAKKIASTMENISAITQQSAAGTEQVSASMIEQIASAEEMVQQAEKMSNMVNDLQRTIQIFKF from the coding sequence ATGAATCGATTACAAGCGCTTTCTTTTTCCCAGAAGCTCTTAATTGGCTGCTATACGATCGTCGCTGTATTCTCTCTAGCTCTGCTTATCTTCTCGATCTCAGCCGGGCATGCAACGCTCGGGATCATCTTGGTGGTCCTGCTTGCGGGCGGCTGTTATCCGCTCATCAAGTTCCTTGAGAACCTGCTGACGGAACCGATTCGCGACATCTCTACGATCGCTCTGAACATCGCGAAGGGCGACTTCACCACGAGGGTAACCGTCACATCTGATGACTCCCTTGGTGAACTTGGCCGCGCCTTTAATCAGATGATCGATAAATTGAAGGATATTCTGAACAATACGACCACGATTTCGAAGCATGTTACGGAGACAGGACGCGATATCTACCAGAAGAATGTGAACCTTAAGGACGTGCTTAACCAAGTATCCACGTCCACCAATGAACTGGCTACAGGAGCCAACCAGATCTCCGAGGATGTCGCGGAAATCTCCGGCGCACTTAAATCCATCGAACTGATGATCACGAATCTCGTCCAGTCGACGCAGCAGATGAATGACCATTCGGCGAAGACGATCACCCTCGTCGAAACCGGACGCAAGGCCGTAGAAAGCCAGGCCGAGGGAATGACGGAGAACGTCGAAGCGACGAAGAATGTAGCCCATACAATCGATGAGCTGGCGAAATCCCTGGCAGGGATCTCGAAGATCACAAGAACGATCTCGGAGATCGCCGAGCAGACGAACCTGCTCTCGCTGAACGCTTCCATCGAGGCTGCGCGTGCCGGCGAGCATGGTCTGGGCTTTGCAGTTGTTGCCCAAGAGGTACGCAACCTGGCTGAGGAGTCCGCTTCCTCGGCGAAGGAAGTGTTCAACCTGGTGCGCAATATCGAACAGGGGATTCAGTTGGCGATCGCCAACATCGACAAGAACGAAGCAATCGTTGATGCCCAGTACGAATTGATTCAGGAAACATCGCGGGTATTCGCAGAGATCGTCGACAGCACGCGATTCATCGCTGAGCGAATCTCTGACTTCACAAGGGAAAGCCGCAACATGCTGGAGAGCGCGAAGAAGATCGCCAGCACGATGGAGAATATCTCGGCGATCACCCAGCAATCCGCTGCCGGCACCGAGCAGGTATCCGCCTCGATGATCGAACAGATCGCTTCTGCGGAAGAGATGGTACAGCAAGCAGAGAAGATGTCGAACATGGTCAACGATTTGCAGCGGACGATTCAGATTTTCAAATTCTAA
- a CDS encoding YycC family protein has protein sequence MRPLQISPETAVKLAKELNIPIEHLMHMPQHILLQKLAQLAKQDKGQRDPDQSQHQDQSPQSEQS, from the coding sequence ATGCGCCCCTTGCAGATTTCACCGGAGACTGCGGTCAAACTGGCCAAGGAATTGAACATCCCGATCGAGCATCTCATGCATATGCCGCAGCATATCCTGTTGCAGAAACTTGCACAACTTGCTAAGCAGGATAAGGGTCAGCGGGACCCAGATCAGTCACAACATCAAGATCAGTCACCACAAAGCGAGCAGTCATAA